The Sesamum indicum cultivar Zhongzhi No. 13 linkage group LG6, S_indicum_v1.0, whole genome shotgun sequence genomic interval acCTTCATGTGATGCAGGATGTGGCAAACATTTCTGGTGGTGTTGGTTGTGTACTCTGCCTGGGCATCGCCATTCGAGCTAGCATTTAGGAAAATGTCAACCAGTGCACTCATGCCAATTGATTTGGTGGTTGATGCCTTCTTTGCTGTTGATATCATTCTCACGTTCTTCGTGGCTTACCTGGACAAATCCACCTATTTGCTGGTTGATGATCATAAGAAAATAGCCTTGAGGTATGAATTTAAGGGccattaattttcaaattctaatcAATTACATTTTGGGGACTATTATAGCGAACAATATACAACAACTGTTGCATTGTTTCAATGACATTTACATAATGTTTCAGGTACATCTCACATCTTTGGTTCCCAATGGATGTGGCCTCAACTTTGCCATTCCAAACTCTATACAGGCTGTTCACTGGGAAGATGCACAGGGGTGATGTCTTTGGCTTCCTCAACTTGCTCAGACTATGGCGACTCAGGCGTGTCAGTGAATTCTTTTCTAGgtatgattttaaaatgagTATAATGTACTCTTAAGATTATATGGTTGTTGAACTCCTATGATGCAGGCCAAAAGAAATCTAGTTAACCATGTCTTTCACTTATTCTGAATGTAGCATAGTAATGCAATCTAGATTATCAAATTTCAACATATCAAGGCAAAATACAATCTCCATTAAATTATAACCTAAGGAGCATGTAAACAGATAACCATAATATTAACATCATCAACAGCCAGTCCTAATTACCTCAATTCTATCAGGTTAGAGAAGGACACTCGATTCAGCTACTTCTGGACACGATACTGTAAATTAATATGTGTAAGTATCTCTTCCCGAAGTTGATGTTCGCCATATCTACTTTTGTTCTCACTCTGTGATAATAATCAGCAAGTGATCCCTGTAACATGTGATATGATCACCCACCACCTGACAGAAAGAGAACTCATTTTTCAAGGTTTTTTTCTATTCTTCATGACAGGTGACACTCTTTGCTGTACACACAGCAGGTTGCTTCTACTACTGGCTAGCAATACACTATCGGGTGGCAGATAATACATGGATTGGAGCTCAAGTTCCTGAGTTTGAGAATAGAAGCGTTTGGTTGGGATATACCTATTCCATGTATTGGGCAATTGTCACCCTCACAACGACTGGATATGGCGACCTACATGCAGAGAATACAGGGGAGAAGGTTTTCTCCATCTTCTACATGCTTTTTAACATTGGTCTTACAGCCTACTTGATCGGCAACATGACCAATCTTGTTGTCCACAGTTCCACTCGAACATTTGCCATGGTAAAATCTCACTCCTGTATATATTACCCTCAACCATATTCTAGAGCCACTGCAATTAATTAGTACCATAGATTTATACACTTAATCACTGAGTTAGTACATTATAACATTGATTTGCAATTAAGCTAATGCcttctttatcaatttttctacAACTGATGAGTCAACCCTGTAACTCCAAGGGCCCAAGTATTCTTAACGACAcctaaaatatttcagaaaactTGGCATGTATTACAAGCAGTGACATTAATTACTTGTGGCTTTGAAGAGGGATGCCATCCACGAGATCCTTCGGTATGCAAGCAAGAACAGACTTCCAGAAGGACTAAAGGAACAAATGCTAGCACATGTCACACTCAAATTTAAGACAGCAGAACTTCAGCAAGAAGAAGTACTAGAAGACCTACCAAAGGCTATAAGATCTGGCATTGCACAGCATCTCTTCCGTACAACTGTAGAAAATAGCTACCTTTTCAAAGGAGTCTCTGAAGACTTTATCGTCCAGTTGGTAACGTCATGTTTCATTACAATTACTAATATGGACGTGCTTCCTTCTTTCTAATGGTTTCCAAATTGATATCATGATTTCTAatatttcacaatattttaggTTTATGTGAACTTACGAAGCTATATAGTGTAACAACACCAAGAAATTcttattatatcaataatcCTAGAGGAGAGGGACcttcttttaaaaagaaaaacagaggaCAGTAGCTtattgtattataaatttataagagtGGAAAAGTTTGAAATGTTCCCTAAGCAGTCTCTTCTGTTGTCCTTGCACAGGTTCCTGAGATGAAGGCAGAATATTTTCCACCCAAAGTAGATATTGTCATACAAAATGAGATACCAACAGATTTCTATATTATAGTATCTGGTGCAGTGGTACAAAAAGTTATCCTGTTTAAGTTCTTGTTTGACATATCCCTACAAgcaaaatctaataattttactaatgcaGGATGtgattacaaataaaaatggaatGGAGCAGGtatgtgttttctttttctcccccaccccccaaatTTTACCATGTCcactttatcatttttaattagttaactTGGAATATGCCCCAAAATTATTTCTGAGTTTCTCATATGAAGATCATCAGATGCAGTAAGGTTCTTATACACTGAAGTGCTGTGCTgttgtttaaaattatcatagtATTGCAGTCTCATGGAACTTCCACAAAGGAATAGATTTTTGTGGCATTATAGGTAAAAAGTATCCATCTGTCGGAGCTCAAAGGTAAAAGAGCAGGGAAAAAATGAGGCCCGTGAattgactatttattttatccatgAAAGTTATGTAGTATCAGATTCACTGAACATCTAAATGGAAATCAGAAGTCATAAAGTCCAAAGAGATTTACAGAATCAGCTAGCGACCTTCACATTTTGTGAATTAGTAATAGAAACAGAACATATCTGTTAAACTGCATCCTTCAGTGCCATCCTTCAGACGGTATATAAAGCAAACCATAGAGAAGCCTTTCCATTAGGCTTTCTTCAAAATGTCAAAACACACAGAAATCCAGAAACAGTATTGCAGAGTGCTGTATACTATTCCTGCAAGATGCAGCTATTATTAACAGAATTCCAAAGGTAATATGAGCAGGGAGCTGGAATCTTTTGCTCcttcttatttaaaagatgaatttgctgcacatatatattattataatgggCAATGCACAGAAGAACGGAAGTGGACCAATGTCCAGAACCACCCCCAGCCCCAGCGATCCAAATTGCATGCATATATCAAACTTATATCTCATTCAGCAGGCTTTAGCAGTAACATCCCTAATGACAGCAGTTTTAGTTCAATTGAAATGAACATGAATTATGCACAATGTAGACATTAACCGACAACTCTATTGATTAAGAAACTTCTGTTATGattcatcaaaaaaaaaagtgactGGGGATTTTCCAGTTCCTGTCAAAACTAGGGTCTCCAGATGTGTTCGGAGAAATTGGGGTGATCTTCAATATTCCCCAGCCTTTCACAGTGAGAACAAAGAGGCTTTCTCAGGTTATCCGGATTAGTCACAATCATTTCAAGCAATTGGTGCAGCCACTTATGGAAGATGGAAAGACAATCATCTCAAATTTGCTTCAGGTAGAATCTTAAAAACCTTTTAGTTCCTGTGGATTAGACATCACTACTAGCCGAGTTGACATTATTTTGAGCAGCTAGTAAGTTACTGCTCAAGTGTAATTGTTAACTCCTCTTTCACTAGTCACAATCCTTTATTTCGTTGCTGCATTTCTGAAGTGTAATCCTACTAATGCTTCTGAATCTCAGCATCTAAAGGACTTAAAGAAGGAGGAGCTAGAGGAGATGCCATTTGTAACTGAGTTGCTTGGCGAATCAAAACCTGAGGTAACCTAACAGTTTTTTGCTAACAAAATCCTAGATAATGATTcatgtaaatttgcaaaaatgaAGAGAGAAACCCTCCCCTATAAGGATGTGAACAGCTGCCATTATTCAGAACTTACCGACATTTGTAAAAGCAATAATGATATGGTACACAAGTGTTGATGACTTGGTTCAATTTTGTTATGGATCCTAAAGACACGCATATTCACTCAACAGCTATGTCAAACGCACACACATATCCAGACAAGAAAATAGTAGCACTCTTAAGAATGAAACCTCAGCATACAATATTTAAGTTTGTACTAATCAGAATACCATATTTTGCACCTAATACTCCTTTACATTGTCCAATCGGCAATCGCTTATCAACAGAGTGTTCTGGAGCGCAACTCCAGCCTACTTTCATAAGCATGTAGTCCCAGACTTTTTGAATCCCTTCCAGAAGTTGAGTTTGACATTTATTTCATCTATCCAGGTGAATGAAGTACATATTTGCTAAAGCTAGGAATACACAGATTTCACCAAAATCAGAGCATGGTTTAATCCTCCCACACATAATAAACATAAGATCCATTGAAAAGAGAAATCCTTGAATATCTGTGAGTGCTACTAGAATCAGCAAGTAGTATAGCCAATCTAAATTGTGGAGAAAATTTCCAATGCTAATTTCCACAAGCGACACTAGCAGAAGAGCAAGAAAAAGCTGACAAAAGTGCAACTTGGTGGTCATTTCATCGTCATTTATGGTTAGACATTCGATTATTATTACAGAGACGAAATAACTAAAGATGATtcatttgtcatttttcaGGCCCAACCAACTGAGGAACCTCAGAATGGTGTCGGACCAAGCCAAGAAGCAAACAGTAAGCCGCGATCCCACTTGAACTATTATCAACcacaaatattaatgtattctTTAGTCTAAGCAATCAGTAAGAAGCAAGTTATTAGCGAAATGCAGCGGAAATATTCAGTGTCCTATTTGGTAGAATCGAGAGCATTTAAATGTCCTCCAACTAGCTTACATTTTCACTAGCtaaatttctaaataaatgaatttctGAATTTGCCACAATTgattaaacataaaaagaaatgctTTTTGTAAGAAATGCCACCTATGAAGTGGTTAAggtcttttattttcttgctttcttttattttcataagccatcccaaacaaataaaaatgttaatgcTATTTACTTGACAAATGTTCATCACTGCTCAACCATTGGGGCAAAGTCTGATGCTTTTATTGAAGGTGATATACACTCTTTATTTGATTCTTTCATTGCACACACTCTGTGCGAGTTAAGGGAtcaagaaaaattcaagaggTTTACATCAAAGCTGTACTTACATAACTGCTAAACTATTCAGGAATCCCCAAGCTCTATACAACAGACATGCTTCCAATAAGGGTGATACTCCATGGGCATCATCCAGatatcaaacaaaaagaagaaaatggggGAAAACTTGCACATCTTCCTAATTCAATGGAAGAGCTTCTGTCATTAGCAGGTGAGCAATTTATGTGATTGTCATGGATCTTAACAAGTAGAAGCTAAGACAGATCTTTGTGATTTTTAAGTTACAACTTCTATATTTGGTGAACCCAGAAAAAAAGCTTGGGAAAAGAGGGACCACGATTCTCATGGCTGATGGCTCTCAAGTGGAAGACATAAATGCTTTAAGAGACAATGATCACTTATATATCTTTTGAGAATAATTAACTTGAGAAAGTACAATTGCTCAAGTACTTTGATGGTTAAAAAGTACGCCACCAAATAGTAATGTACCAAATTATAATGTGTCATGCTATGCTTTTGAAttgtatgcatatatagaaTTACGAGAATATAATACTTTCAAGTCACTGTAAAGACAAATGACAAACCACAGAGATTCAGCTGATATCACGACCATCAAGCATGTCAAGAACAGCAAAAGCAGCTTTCTGAAAATgatctttctcttcttctaaGTTAATCTTCCTCTTAAGCACAGAGTCTTTAGACTTCTCTATCTCTTCCATTATGCCAGCAGAGTTCTGGTCAATTTCACTGTGAAGTTCATGCAAAAAGAGGTGAAACTTAGAATATAATAAGGACCAACTATAAGGCCATACTTGTTTCACAACAGAAATTGTTAACTCGTTAGATAGACATAAAATGAAGAAGATAACAATTTGTTGGACAATGGGAATCAGAATAGTTATAAGATCCTGGAAATTGGTGATGCGAACACAAGAATTGGTTCAGTGAGATTAGAAAATGGAAATCAGCAGCATCAAAAGGATGACAAAATCAAGATCTTACTATCTGAAATTACAAGTGCAGCAACTAGAGCATATAAACACTGACAGTTTAAACATGTTCAGTCGGCTCAGAGCTCACCTTATCATCTTAAGCATGTTATCCATTGCGACTTGCACATTCTGAGAGAGATCTGTTCATTTTGCAAACAAAACCGTATAATagacaaattaatatatattagcaGGCACTATAAatgattaattcataaaatgatttaattttcaaatatattatatcaacTATTTGGGAACATATAGATAGGGGCATACAGAAACCACAACGTTCGACAACGTAAGCATTATAGAGTCAGACATCTATCAATGCTTTGGAAGTATACAGTTGGCTTAAATGCAGATCTTATATACATAGAATATTCAGGATTTAAGATTCATGAGGTAGAGCATCTAATATATGATTTAGAAGTTTTTACTATATCAAAAGACcaacagaaaattcaaaagaagCGAAATTGTGGTGTATGTGTAACTCCTATAACTTGATGCAGATCCTAAGGTTGAAGCCAAAACCCCATAGAAAGCCAGTATTCAAAGTCccattacattttattttctcatattcAACAGAAATTAGAATcatgtgatataaaatttgCACAAAGCATGTTGTAGTACTCCTTCATAAACTAACTCTGCCAAAGAAAACGGGAATTGGCATCATTATTTAGTAGCAGTGGAACAAGTAAGCCTGCTACACCCAGTTTTGCAGTTCTATTATTCTCAAAATCCTATTATGTGTTGTTAACTAGGAAAGGCCTTCATAATGGTTAACATAACTACCTGAAGTACGTGAACAATTAGATTCAAAATGTACATAATTAATCTAGTATCACTGAATTTTGCTATTACAAGAAATTCTCTATAATGAATTTAGGAAATCAACCACAATAAGTCATAGCAATAATCAAGTACAATTAGATGAATCATAAGTAGGATGGCAAACTAATGAACAAGAGAACTTACAAGACTTTTAGAGAAGTTAGTTGATCATCAAGCATCAAAACCACGCAAATATAAAGATAACAAGTAATACAGCTGAATATTACTATATCATGTTACTCTGTAaaacattacaaaataaatgcaGGATCTCCTTGctctaattacaaaataacgACTTAACAAAAGAAACGAAATCGACAATTGTCGATCAGGAATAACGTCTTATTTACTGAAAAGAAACTCAAAGTAAACAGTAATAGCAGTTCTATACAAATACAAGTCCAAACTGTATCCTCATTCGTCATGTAATCAGAATCCGGAAATAAGCATCAGAGATTAAAGCCACTGCAAAATCCATTACTGCAGACAAACATACAGTAATTGTGTGTTTGTAGTGTGAGTTTGCATGCTAGTCCGCAGAAGCATTACCGTAAACCAGAGAAGAAAGCTGAGACTCTATGGAGGACGGAGGACCGAGGTCTCCGCCTGTGGGAGGTGGTGATGACGTCATCCTTTGATGCTTTAGAGAGAGGTGAAAAATGAAGCTGGGAGCCCGCGCTAGTTTTTGGGGCGGGCTTTCAGCATTTATACCGTTGCTTTTGGgcttgtttgtaatttttgaaagtttgggctaagagaaaatttaattgaaaagtgtacctatttataattaattagtgtaaaTAGAGGAAAATAatcatctatatttatatattaagagAGAACACCTCTGATATGTATCTCTTTTttagtctatttttaaatatttaatttactttttttatttattaagtttataATTTCTCCACATCCCCattatcttttgatatttattttttttcatgcatctttttctaacactgttttattataagtttaatattaacttatcattttatatacttaattaaataataattatttttaaaatattttattttaaataatatttctcctctaatttttatatccgTATAACAACGAGATATTCTgttggattttcattcaatttttatattaaactgatcaaaatgtcattttaaattataaattataattttatatatttttttggattttacaaaatattttaacggACTAATATTCTCAGTGGATTATTTACGTTAcacaaagaaaaatcaattttgtctatttaaaaaaatcagtaaTTTTTTGCTCTCCATCCAATgactgtaattattttttaatatttataattttttaaataataagatgtatttttaattatatcaaatttcaatgaaGGCACTGTTTCATCATTTAATAAGAGAAAgcaaatatgaaattaaactTGGAGACAAAAGGGAactagaaatataaaattgaatttgatagaaaaaataaataattatatttacatccctTAATCTATGtcatatttatccaaattacCCCTATCTATtcgataattatatatacacccaCCAAAATGTCATTGTCACTTACACAAACTATTCCTATTTTTTAACTGTCAGGAGtagtttctgtaattatacaaaagcaTTGcccttaatatttataatcttttgTGTAAAactgaatttaaaattttatttgagtaGAAACCTTCGCCAAACACTCCCTTACTCTCTTAATTGATAACAATAGggtaaaggaaaaataatgattacaAACACAAGTTCACGTGTGATGACAATATTATAAGTTTCTTTCAACATAtgtagctatatatatatatatatgtatcattgTACGTACGATAATACGTAGAAAGAGACAGAAAGTgtgttaatttaatattaataataatgatactCCTAATTGTGGGAAATGATGATTACATTCACAAAATGGgaagtttattaaaacaacATATAGTAGAATTTTTCGTTACTTGTGAGAAGATATTATGTGAATAGAATAGTGGGAAACAAACATGGCCTTAAGTAAATTAGTAATATGTCAGTGTACTGGTTGGGTGTGACAGGGAGCACAATTCTGATGtttgaatatttctatatacTAAAATCCAACACCCTTGGATTTGCCTCTTCCTCTCCAGTCTCCACTACTTCCCCACTcacttttaatcataattttgtctccaaatttctttttactcATTTGTCCTCTCCTCTTTGGACCCTTTTGcctttttttaatcttttttttttctgatgaaTTCCTaagttttatcaataatattaatttatctataagggtataaaggtaatttttatacacaaaccactcaaaaaatatatatactttaccGTACTATAAAATTCTTCTTACCACTAtgaatattacatatattattttttgtgcacATTCGTTATTCCTGGACGAAACTACTCAttactttctctttctctacTAATATTAGGCTTGGGAAGCAACTGTATGTTGagggtaatttttcaattaaataccTTATAATCTATTACTGCATCagctattttcttttaaaataatttcaaatcatattccaaaaattaaaccACATCGTGATGAGGACCACCTtctaaaaaaaacaagaaaacccttAAAATGACAGAAATGCcagtatatttatatagggGTCGATTTTggaaattatcatttatttgaccgtcaaaatatatttattaagagACGAACCAATACTTCTAACgtgtattttgatttcaattttatttattgcaaCCCATTGATGATCAACGGAAAGACCGTTAGACCTTGATCATTTTGGCTTcgtctataaaaaaatatcttgtaattattttgggCCTCTATTGTGGGCTGGagtatgtaaaaaaatatacatgcaGGAATCACGTGTAACGATAGCTAGTAGTATAAATACAATCCATGTTGATGCTGCACAATTTCTACGAGTTACAACCACCATCGTCCCCTCTCCACTCCAAACCTTATGAAACGtagaaaaattttatccaaattaaataataattataattacttattgTGTAAttcagttattattttttaaattatacaccaacaacataataaataaattatattaaacatataaatagtTGAAAATGGATGAAATTGAGTCTGATTTCGAATTTTCGACCAAACATAAGCAAAGAAAAGAGTGTTGTAACAGATGAGTCACCACAAAAGTGCGCAAGACGACAAAATGAAGGATCGAGGACAGTacctataaaagaaaaagaaaataaaaaataaaagggaaaaaggatGTACTGGAAAGCGAGGAATAGTACGAGTTTGCAATGATGGTGGCCTCCAACTGTGGTTGTGTTTAACTCAATGGCTAGGTTATCTGACGTGGCAACcggaaaagaaattgaaaattctgtGGCTGACGGCGCGTTGATTGCCCCTCAGTTGTGGGTGCGTGGGGATGATTGGACATTGACCCCAGTCAAAAACGCGCGCGGCCACTTATTACTATTTATTCATGTCGTAAATATCCCGACAAAATTTACCCTATTCCAATTTCCACCATTTTCTGCTCATCAAAACATCTctcttttattgtttaaatggataaattttattttcaccaCTTGAGATTATATTACaatgtataaatatgttttattttaaatttataataaaatatttattaaaactatacaaatatattctttatttatcaGCAAAAGGTTACGCAAAGGGacgtaaataaaattttacaaaacataagaaatgttttatatttaaacactgggtaaattatagttaccttccatgagattcgacataattataaagacgcaattattgtttaatatcAATCcataaattatactaattttttaaaaatatatattaaaaaattatgtgtaggtaaaataaatcatctataatataatatcagtccataaaaatattgtgtcAAATACTAAAAagtatacaaaattataacagAATCACTAATTATTGGaaataaatgttaaaattaggaaatattgtaatttctcaaataactgtaaaaatatttgtaattatactaaattttttaaaaaaaatattataatctatccttaaatataaaatcaaaggATGTCAAGATAGCTTTTTGCAAGGCGTGAAAATAAGAGTGATGAGAATATTGATTTTCATGTCCTTCAAGTCACGTGACAattattgctttattttattttattttattttttattatttcacgAAAATATGTTAGAGCGTAGGGGACATTCATAAGGTAGCCAACTTTGTTCTTATAactttactataattattttatgaagcTGCCTTCCATAATATGTAGGACGCCTGTCCTTTTATTAgaatcctatatatatattattcaattattctaatttttttttatggctttactgtattaatatataatgtgTGATCAAAAAGTATGTTATAATgttttaagaattaaaattgaaatgatgtTATAATATCACGACGTGTCTGAATACGTTTGGTTTATTTCCAAACGtcaattttctgttttatattatttgaactttttctttaaatttgaaaaggtCTATTTTTAAAACGAACACTTTCATATCTCATCGTTGCACGcgtttttaactatatataagaCATGACATAATATGTTGTCACGTCGTGTTGACGTTTTAAGACTCAGAATGCAATATGtacaaaatattcatatatcgGATCGAAATAAATTCTCATTTCCATCACCTATAAACTCAGATTCTGAATTATATTATCTGAACATATTTTCATCTTCCGCACAAGAATCATAAAAAAGCAATTTCATctgataaaaaatgaaaatagaaataagaACAAAACCATACgagtaaaattattgtttgcGATTGTAAATAACAGACGAGGAAATATCT includes:
- the LOC105164784 gene encoding potassium channel KAT3, translating into MAAASEGRSPLTSEMRSPMPLLYRRHSSGQIRNLASISSSLLPAFGTVVGEGTLNLRRFVIAPYDRRYRMWQTFLVVLVVYSAWASPFELAFRKMSTSALMPIDLVVDAFFAVDIILTFFVAYLDKSTYLLVDDHKKIALRYISHLWFPMDVASTLPFQTLYRLFTGKMHRGDVFGFLNLLRLWRLRRVSEFFSRLEKDTRFSYFWTRYCKLICVTLFAVHTAGCFYYWLAIHYRVADNTWIGAQVPEFENRSVWLGYTYSMYWAIVTLTTTGYGDLHAENTGEKVFSIFYMLFNIGLTAYLIGNMTNLVVHSSTRTFAMRDAIHEILRYASKNRLPEGLKEQMLAHVTLKFKTAELQQEEVLEDLPKAIRSGIAQHLFRTTVENSYLFKGVSEDFIVQLVPEMKAEYFPPKVDIVIQNEIPTDFYIIVSGAVDVITNKNGMEQFLSKLGSPDVFGEIGVIFNIPQPFTVRTKRLSQVIRISHNHFKQLVQPLMEDGKTIISNLLQHLKDLKKEELEEMPFVTELLGESKPEAQPTEEPQNGVGPSQEANRIPKLYTTDMLPIRVILHGHHPDIKQKEENGGKLAHLPNSMEELLSLAEKKLGKRGTTILMADGSQVEDINALRDNDHLYIF
- the LOC105164783 gene encoding uncharacterized protein LOC105164783 produces the protein MTSSPPPTGGDLGPPSSIESQLSSLVYDLSQNVQVAMDNMLKMISEIDQNSAGIMEEIEKSKDSVLKRKINLEEEKDHFQKAAFAVLDMLDGRDIS